The following nucleotide sequence is from Drosophila simulans strain w501 chromosome 3L, Prin_Dsim_3.1, whole genome shotgun sequence.
CTCTCTCTAAACGACAAACCGGCAACCGCAACGGAGCTCCATGCTGGCCAAGAATAAAAAACAGACTAACTGATTAGCCGTTCCCAAAACCAGACGCGACCACAAGCAGCCGGCAAAAAGAGCGATTGGGGAGACTCACAACCCGTCCCGCCCCTCCTCCTAGAAACCGACGTGGAATCTCAACGCGCTCGCAACTTGCACATTCATACCTTAAGTTGTAAGCATTTAAGCCATTCGAGTCATTTCCAGAATTATCTTGAGATAGATATAAAAGGTAATTAGATTATTTCCAACCCTGTTCTATAAGTGATTGGCTTTGCGACCGtaaggaaaatcaaattttgaaCCGACAATCCAAATGATCCAAACGACTTTAGCACAGCtttggtttttaaatatttaggtGCATTTCCAGGCTATAAAAAGTTTCTTTACCTGGAGGTGTGTGAACTGGCTAGATATCGTTTACGGTCTTCAAGAATATTCGAAAAGATTCGTTGACTTTCGTCAAACAGATCCGCTGAGGAAAAAACATCGTTCAATTTTATCTTTGGCTTTATTAAGCTTGAAATACAATTATAAttcttgtattttgttttacattaGTTCAGAGATAATGCAGATATGGAGAATGGTACATTTATGCAAAGAGGGTATACAGTTATCAATCAACACCAATCTCGTTTTAACAAGGCACATTTATATGTTACGTATATATGCAGAATGCTTACCTTGGACTTAGGCTAATGGTGAATTACACATTTGATCTCTCAGCGGGGTTCGGAGAACCTTAAAATTTTGCTTGCATAAACAGTAAATATGGCTCTGCATAACTTTCTTATACAACTAATCAGGTTGTTCGTGGTCACATGgcattaaaaaaagaaagagaattGGGGTGGGGTGGGTTTTCGTGGTAGTTCTGGGGGATAGGGACTTTCTCTTATAGTAGTGTCTTTCATAAAGTTCTATCCGTATGTGGATGCTACTGCGCGAATTTATAGATATCGACTTTAAATGTTGATTACAGAATAATCTCATGATAGGAATATGTAGTCCTAAGATATGAATAAGTGATCTTTATCTACAGAAAGGAACGAAGTGTTCGCAAAAATCCGAGGACGATCGAGATGAATATAAATGCGATTAGTCCTTCCTGATCTGCACGCATCCCGATGTATTCAATGCTCTGCCTATGGCAACTGCGAGTGCTGAGATCAGCGGAAGATGGTAGTTTTCTGCGGATCTACGCTCGAGCTGATCACTAGCGGCTTCTCCACCGATGGCTTCTCGTGCAGCGACAGATTGGCCACGCTGCTCGACGTGGTCTTGGTGGAGTACTGGCTCTGACGTTGGTTGCTGCCATCGCGAACACTCGAGCATCTGTGTTCGTGTGAAGTGGTGGAGTGGTTATGACGTCCATTGCGTGGGCAGCGTGGAATAGACAATGGCGGTAAATCTGATTAGAATTGGTTCGTTTGAGTGCTTGGATTTTGAGTTAGggaaaagcaaacacattaaGCGATCCTATAGGATATAGACAGGTTACCTTCACCAAAACACAAGAATGGATGGTCGTTATGATTAGTTTTCGAGGGGTTAGAGGTTATCAGGGTTATCTAATGGTTGCTTTCAACTGGGGTTAACTACACTGTCTACTACTTCTCCACTTCCGGAGGATTACCTGTGACCATTTTGATTAGATGGCTATCTTCGGGGTCGGAACCGGGTCGGTGGCATTGCTACCGGCCTTGTCAACAGCCTTAAGGTGCAGCTTTCTTGGCAGCACATTCGCGTCAGAAGTGATGGAAGTCGAGGTTGTGGTCGAGCTCAGGCCATTCGAGCGCCTCTTCTCCAGGAGTCTTCAATGAATAGCGATCGATGATGATCAAATTGATGTTGAGACACATGCACATATGGACACACATGGTGGATGCAAACATAAGTTTGTGTTTAGATCAGGGCAATTAGGAATGGTACTTCTGTTTAGTAGCTACAAAGACGCGACCGGACTGAGTCACCGAGCTAGGCGGCTGGAGATTCAGTGCTGTGTTGGCTGTCAGTGTTCGGTTTAGAGTTAGTCTGCAGGCAGTGTCTGTTGGTGTTGAGCTTGAGTTTAAGCAATATCGAAAGCAGTCTGACAACGAGATAAGTACAACATATAAGGTTTAATGTAATCAGAAGTTGCGCGCTGCCAGAACTCGAAGTGCATATATATTCCTATACTCTCCAACGGGTTTTCCATCTTAGTGCAAGAGATTTAAGGAACATGGAATAAGGAAGGAATCATATGACCCTAAATGGTCAATATTCTTGATTTAAGCGCGGGTTAGCAAAGGCCACAACAAACGAGCAACCGCGCTAAAGAGGACCTGCTTACTACAATCGACGAAATCGATTCAGACTTCGTGTGAATGAATACCACTGGTGGATCCATTGGCAAAGGCGTTGCGGATCACCACCAGCTTGCGGATCTGGTTGGAGGCGTCCATAAACCGCTGCTTCATCGAGAACGAAGTCGGTCCCATCGTTACGCTCTCAGTCTGCCGCAGACTGCGCACACGTATCGTTCTGAGAATAGTCGGGGTTACAGATTTGATGGTGGACAGAGTCAGAGACACGACACACAAGAGGGAGTCACGAGTCGTGTGAATGGACAAACGCCCAGTGGGCGGGACAGGACATAACGTGGAGTTAGAGTAGATAGAGCAACACTTACCTGTTTGTGATCAAGTGCTTGACCTTCTTCTTCATCACAAACAACATGAATATGAGAAAGCCCTGCATCGCATTGGCCAGATCCGAGATATAGAAGAGCTTAGACCACCCCTTGTCGCTGCCCACGAAGTACGAGATGAGCTCCGTGAGCCAGGTGATGCCCATTATGAGAAAGAGGCGCAAGAACAAGCCGAATCTATAGTTGGACCAAGCATGATAAAAACGTCTTTGGGGGAAGGTGGATAAGAAATACTGAAAGGATGACACTCACTTGTCCTTCTCGGTTCGTAGGTTCTTCGTGCTGTTCTCACTCGCAATTATCCGGGCCATCTCGCGCTGCACGCCGTGAATCTTGATCGCAGTCATTATGAACATGATGGTGTTGGCAACAACGATCGCCAGAATGGGACCGTAGAAATAGATCATGGCTGCCCAGTTGCTCATATCCAGCCAGCAGTAAACGCCATCCCCAATACCTGGCTTTAGGTTGTCGGGCAAATTGGAAAGTTGCTGGGCGCAATAGGTGAAGGCCAGGAAAACTAGGGCAATACCCCAAGAGTACAGCGAATAAAACAGGAAGCGTTTCTTCTCCTGGAATCGGTTAATTCCTCTCGTCCCTCGGAAATTGTGCCACAAGTCAAAGCTGATGACACTTAGCCACATGTAGGCGCCCATGAAAAAGAAATAGGCTGTGTATCCGAACACTTTGCATGTAACACCCGTGGCATCAACTTGATAGAGTTGCACGTAGCACAGCGAGGAGTAACCCACGGTGAGACCTATTAGATAGCAGACCAAGCTCTTCCCGTGCTGGTTGCGTAGCTCGGGAATCAATAGGTAAACGGCTATGGTCAGCATCATGAAGGGAATGGAGAACATCATGGCTGGTGCAAAGAATTTAGGTCGGATTAATAAAATGATGTTTAGAAGAAAAAAAGGTGATTCCACTTACCATACGAGTTGATAATCTTTACCGTGCTATGGTCGTCCTGCATGTCACAATTGGCCGGATGTATGGTGTAGAACATGTCCGATTCGTTGACGTAGGTCGGAACCATGCAGAACTCGTTCTTCCTGATTAGCAGTTTATCGTCCACACGGAGCATGGATCCGTTCTCGAAGAGTAGATAGTCATCCCAACTGCTGGTCTCTGGCTGCAGGGAAAACATCTTGGGGCAGGGTCTGAAGCTTTGGATAGCAAACTGCGTGAACATGTTGACCAATATCGTAGACTCGTTGCGGAAGGTTATATTGAGCATAGGCGGATCTGGCCACGTTCGGTTGTCCGTGTGGTCTATTATGCATCCGTCAACCTCAGAGTTAAAGACCTGCCGCCACGGGCAGCAGATATTCAGGCAGGACTTGAACTTGCAGACGCATCCCCTCACGTGTTCCCGAACCTCTATGCGCTCCGTTAGCGAGCTGTGTATGTAGTCGTACGTCCCGACCAATTCTGCAGGAACTATTGTGCCGTAGTAATCATAGCTTCCGTTGGGAAAGAGCCTATGGCCCGTCAGGTTCACCGTATCGTAGAAATTACAGGGCACATTTGGATCGTCTATGGTGTGGTAGTGGTCTCTCTCGGCCATAACGTAAGTGCCGAAGGGAATCCCCGGAATCAACCGGAACACGACTAAGCACAGGACGCCCAGCAATGTAACTCCGCAGTAGAGGGAACCTCCAGGCTGATGGATTTTCTTCGGCATGATGGAGGTTCTGGAAGTGGTAAagcattattaaatattattacacatatttgtttatttattcactATTTTGCCTTTGCTAGGGTATTCTTCTAACGTTTATATATTCAGTTAAATATAGTATTACACTTAGTCATGAGTTACATCAGTCGCAACACGCAGCAATTAAGCCTTAGCAAGTGAAGCCACTAATTAAGACCTATTTGCCGATTAGTTAGTCGTTTAATGTTTATCTAAGCGAGTTCACTAAATTGGGCAATAGAGCAACATCTGGGGACCCATTAGCGGGGACGAGTAGTGCATGATCTACGCAGACAACAGGTTGTCGAAAAGAAATAAGGAGGCGAAACAGGATAGCGTCACAAGCAATTAGCAGCCAACGTGTCCCATGGGGAGGAACCAGGGGCGGACTACCCACGACCTGAGCGCCATACTCCGCGGGACATCAATCATAAGGTCAGCCACGCAGGGAGTGCAGACTGAGCAAACATTTATGGATTCGTGTTAAATTGATAGTAACTGCCATCGTCTGTCAATAGAGGTGGCAGTCTCCCCgaactccactccactccaatcCCGATCTGCCCACTTTTCAAGCGCTGCTAACGAGCCCGTCCATAAATTCATTACCAGTGCGAAAAGTTATACCGCTCGCTATCTTATCTGGTATCATTAGCCTTTGGGGACCAACTAATTCATTGATCCGCTGATTGTTTGCCTTTgggggaggagcagcagggtAACCTGCGGCATTGACAGGAGTGTGGGCCACTAAATTAGTCCGAATTTATGGGAGGCGAACGGGCGGAGAAGGACAAACACATTAAACTCCGCACAGTTGGCTAATGGGGAAAATGAATACTGGCAGTGGGAGGTGGAGGGGGAGGGAGAGGGCGAGGGGGAGGGAGAGCCAAGAGCACTTATCTTGCGGTGggaaattagcataattaaTCGCTGAGCACATGCACTTGGGAAATTTCAGCGGACCAAATTCAATCGTATATATCTGCGCACTTTAAATGTGCGAATGAATGCTGCGGATGtttgaaaaataatcaaaacatGCGGAACATTAAAATCATGAAAAcaattggccataaaattgaattatagCCAGCGGTCTTTTCCAATAAACAGATTCTCGAAATTTCCTTGCCCTCGCGAGTGCGCCAAACTTATTTGATAAAAgcaatatttcttttaaatttcatttcggtGCTctaaagttttttgtttatttatatttttattgccaaacaATTATTCTTGCTGAATTGTTTGACTAAATTTTTACCCGAAGAATTACACATCaagatatttcaaaatatcaaCGCACGAAAAGATTAAGTATTCAAATCGGAGATTACAATCATTGGGTGACTAATGACGTTTGGAAAGTGATTCTTCGAATAGCGCCACATACAATCCCCATCTGATTGATTGCATATATAAAATTCGAATGTACAGAATCGAATGAAAAGAATAGGGAAAGTTTAGAAGCCGCTCTACTGAACAACATAGAAAGACAGTAATTTGGTTTTGATCAATATCTTTCTATCACAAGTGTGCGAGAAGCCCGTTTCCGATTTTGTTTGATAAGTACGAACTTTAATCGGAGTACGTTGGCTAACTTGAGATATGTTTACGATTTCGTAGCGGACTCGTATCAAATTTCTTATATGTGGTCGGTAACCGATAAGATAAAGTCAATTGGGGCAACGACGCCTGCTAATATCTGACAAAGGAGTATGactttcttgtttatttatataggtAGAATGGCGACATGAGCGACTTATCGAATTGAATACCCAATTCTAGTTAAATACGTGAACCATTTACTTACAGATGACCGGCTATGCGACTTCTTAGGTTTTTGGCTTTGGACTCGCTTATTATCTGGTTGATTATCACAGTTTGCGAATTGTCCATGGTCAGGATGTGGCTGAGTAACTTCGGCTCTGAGTCATCCAGTGGCTCTAAGCCCTCCTAAACGCCATTAATTCTCAATTAACTTTGGCGACACCCTAGGCATTGAACGCATTGAAAATTTATCAGTCCGGAGTCACaaggcgtatacgcaatttaaGCAAACTGCGACACCATTCACATATTAAATCGAAAATGACCGAACAAAACAATAACCATATACTATGTGCGTTGTAAACTACACGGAAACGAATTTCAACTCAAGTGAACTGAActcacataaataataatctgCGCGTTTTTTATCCGCATTCGGTTTTTATGCAAACTGTCTTgttttttgggtttgggtgTTTTTCGTTGATGTCTTTATTCAACCACTTTACTGCTTATCACGTATGCCACAAAATCACTGGAAATATTTCTTATATGCATGCCCATTATCTTGCCGAGGGCTGCGCGGTTTTCAGTCCGTATGAGCAGCGAAACTAATCGCCAAAGACAGGAGACACTACTACCGTGTGTGAAATCCATAATGTGAAGTCACCACACCGAAGTCGAACTGTGGTGAACTGCGGCGGGTTATCGCTTCTCTAGATAAGAAGTGGTTACAGGGTCCGGTCTTCTTTTCCCCACAAACAAACActtaacaaaacaatttttaatagcCAATCCATTGACGGGCTTGCTCTTGCTGCTCTACCCCATGCACGAATATTTCGTGAGAAAATTCCAACTGGAGTATTTTTAGACCCCCGATGCTGATGCCTCTGCTGTCCGTGGATTGTAAACAAAGGCGGGCGGTTCTATCAATTGATTGCCATTAGAGTGGGCGGGTGGCAAGTTCGCCAAATATTATTCCACTGACACCCAACATTTTCCAGGGGAGAGAAAGGCTCGACAGTCAACAGATCCCGTTCGGGAACTCGAGACCCGGGAAGATAAATGGCCGTCAGCATGGGTGTCTGTTAGCGCTCATCGGTTTTGATGAAACTCGTGTCACCGgccattttgacattttgaaCGGCACATAAATGGGAACCCCGCCGAAGTTCTTATTTCTATAATATTCATAAGTTTCTGTTGTGTTGTATTTCTATTAAATGCTGGGACCTAACGAAGAAGGCAGCACAAACGAATCGATGATCGTTTTCAAAACGAATTAACTTACTAATGGATCCCATTAATAGTCTTGGCATGCTGCATCCAAATCTCATTTGGAAAGAGAAATCCCTGCTAGTGGTTGCtca
It contains:
- the LOC6740503 gene encoding G-protein coupled receptor Mth2 isoform X2, with translation MPKKIHQPGGSLYCGVTLLGVLCLVVFRLIPGIPFGTYVMAERDHYHTIDDPNVPCNFYDTVNLTGHRLFPNGSYDYYGTIVPAELVGTYDYIHSSLTERIEVREHVRGCVCKFKSCLNICCPWRQVFNSEVDGCIIDHTDNRTWPDPPMLNITFRNESTILVNMFTQFAIQSFRPCPKMFSLQPETSSWDDYLLFENGSMLRVDDKLLIRKNEFCMVPTYVNESDMFYTIHPANCDMQDDHSTVKIINSYAMMFSIPFMMLTIAVYLLIPELRNQHGKSLVCYLIGLTVGYSSLCYVQLYQVDATGVTCKVFGYTAYFFFMGAYMWLSVISFDLWHNFRGTRGINRFQEKKRFLFYSLYSWGIALVFLAFTYCAQQLSNLPDNLKPGIGDGVYCWLDMSNWAAMIYFYGPILAIVVANTIMFIMTAIKIHGVQREMARIIASENSTKNLRTEKDKFGLFLRLFLIMGITWLTELISYFVGSDKGWSKLFYISDLANAMQGFLIFMLFVMKKKVKHLITNRCSSVRDGSNQRQSQYSTKTTSSSVANLSLHEKPSVEKPLVISSSVDPQKTTIFR
- the LOC6740503 gene encoding probable G-protein coupled receptor Mth-like 10 isoform X4, coding for MPKKIHQPGGSLYCGVTLLGVLCLVVFRLIPGIPFGTYVMAERDHYHTIDDPNVPCNFYDTVNLTGHRLFPNGSYDYYGTIVPAELVGTYDYIHSSLTERIEVREHVRGCVCKFKSCLNICCPWRQVFNSEVDGCIIDHTDNRTWPDPPMLNITFRNESTILVNMFTQFAIQSFRPCPKMFSLQPETSSWDDYLLFENGSMLRVDDKLLIRKNEFCMVPTYVNESDMFYTIHPANCDMQDDHSTVKIINSYAMMFSIPFMMLTIAVYLLIPELRNQHGKSLVCYLIGLTVGYSSLCYVQLYQVDATGVTCKVFGYTAYFFFMGAYMWLSVISFDLWHNFRGTRGINRFQEKKRFLFYSLYSWGIALVFLAFTYCAQQLSNLPDNLKPGIGDGVYCWLDMSNWAAMIYFYGPILAIVVANTIMFIMTAIKIHGVQREMARIIASENSTKNLRTEKDKFGLFLRLFLIMGITWLTELISYFVGSDKGWSKLFYISDLANAMQGFLIFMLFVMKKKVKHLITNRLLSILLKLKLNTNRHCLQTNSKPNTDSQHSTESPAA
- the LOC6740503 gene encoding G-protein coupled receptor Mth2 isoform X5 translates to MDNSQTVIINQIISESKAKNLRSRIAGHLTSIMPKKIHQPGGSLYCGVTLLGVLCLVVFRLIPGIPFGTYVMAERDHYHTIDDPNVPCNFYDTVNLTGHRLFPNGSYDYYGTIVPAELVGTYDYIHSSLTERIEVREHVRGCVCKFKSCLNICCPWRQVFNSEVDGCIIDHTDNRTWPDPPMLNITFRNESTILVNMFTQFAIQSFRPCPKMFSLQPETSSWDDYLLFENGSMLRVDDKLLIRKNEFCMVPTYVNESDMFYTIHPANCDMQDDHSTVKIINSYAMMFSIPFMMLTIAVYLLIPELRNQHGKSLVCYLIGLTVGYSSLCYVQLYQVDATGVTCKVFGYTAYFFFMGAYMWLSVISFDLWHNFRGTRGINRFQEKKRFLFYSLYSWGIALVFLAFTYCAQQLSNLPDNLKPGIGDGVYCWLDMSNWAAMIYFYGPILAIVVANTIMFIMTAIKIHGVQREMARIIASENSTKNLRTEKDKFGLFLRLFLIMGITWLTELISYFVGSDKGWSKLFYISDLANAMQGFLIFMLFVMKKKVKHLITNRTIRVRSLRQTESVTMGPTSFSMKQRFMDASNQIRKLVVIRNAFANGSTSGIHSHEV
- the LOC6740503 gene encoding G-protein coupled receptor Mth2 isoform X3, yielding MPKKIHQPGGSLYCGVTLLGVLCLVVFRLIPGIPFGTYVMAERDHYHTIDDPNVPCNFYDTVNLTGHRLFPNGSYDYYGTIVPAELVGTYDYIHSSLTERIEVREHVRGCVCKFKSCLNICCPWRQVFNSEVDGCIIDHTDNRTWPDPPMLNITFRNESTILVNMFTQFAIQSFRPCPKMFSLQPETSSWDDYLLFENGSMLRVDDKLLIRKNEFCMVPTYVNESDMFYTIHPANCDMQDDHSTVKIINSYAMMFSIPFMMLTIAVYLLIPELRNQHGKSLVCYLIGLTVGYSSLCYVQLYQVDATGVTCKVFGYTAYFFFMGAYMWLSVISFDLWHNFRGTRGINRFQEKKRFLFYSLYSWGIALVFLAFTYCAQQLSNLPDNLKPGIGDGVYCWLDMSNWAAMIYFYGPILAIVVANTIMFIMTAIKIHGVQREMARIIASENSTKNLRTEKDKFGLFLRLFLIMGITWLTELISYFVGSDKGWSKLFYISDLANAMQGFLIFMLFVMKKKVKHLITNRLLEKRRSNGLSSTTTSTSITSDANVLPRKLHLKAVDKAGSNATDPVPTPKIAI
- the LOC6740503 gene encoding G-protein coupled receptor Mth2 isoform X1, giving the protein MPKKIHQPGGSLYCGVTLLGVLCLVVFRLIPGIPFGTYVMAERDHYHTIDDPNVPCNFYDTVNLTGHRLFPNGSYDYYGTIVPAELVGTYDYIHSSLTERIEVREHVRGCVCKFKSCLNICCPWRQVFNSEVDGCIIDHTDNRTWPDPPMLNITFRNESTILVNMFTQFAIQSFRPCPKMFSLQPETSSWDDYLLFENGSMLRVDDKLLIRKNEFCMVPTYVNESDMFYTIHPANCDMQDDHSTVKIINSYAMMFSIPFMMLTIAVYLLIPELRNQHGKSLVCYLIGLTVGYSSLCYVQLYQVDATGVTCKVFGYTAYFFFMGAYMWLSVISFDLWHNFRGTRGINRFQEKKRFLFYSLYSWGIALVFLAFTYCAQQLSNLPDNLKPGIGDGVYCWLDMSNWAAMIYFYGPILAIVVANTIMFIMTAIKIHGVQREMARIIASENSTKNLRTEKDKFGLFLRLFLIMGITWLTELISYFVGSDKGWSKLFYISDLANAMQGFLIFMLFVMKKKVKHLITNRTIRVRSLRQTESVTMGPTSFSMKQRFMDASNQIRKLVVIRNAFANGSTSGIHSHEV